One genomic region from Candidatus Krumholzibacteriia bacterium encodes:
- a CDS encoding hybrid sensor histidine kinase/response regulator, giving the protein MNRLPRILAVDDDPMNRIVVMEYLEDDYDLVVVESGQEALDTIPRFRPDVVLLDIMMPGLDGYETCRRIKSDPHSRHTKVILVSAKAMLEERLEGYEAGADDYVTKPFSGDELCAKLDVYLRLRSVEEVDDLKGQFLALLSHETRTPLTAIACPASLLQMELTDRPDLLELAGTILGGAQRLETMIDRALRLCEYKAGHVPLNLEAVDLGELTDRGLDDESEQIESKGIRIVRAPASDLTVEGDPEELQLVVRSLLKHTIEGLDTEGTLEVDWLATADTVEMQIRDDGSTADESWTPYLFEDFYVPSLENHTGSLELELALAGAVVREHGGAISARVDASGNQVFDVRLPRVVDRERIVTTDRKSSLFPALT; this is encoded by the coding sequence ATGAACCGCCTGCCACGAATCCTCGCCGTCGACGACGATCCCATGAACCGGATCGTGGTCATGGAGTATCTCGAGGACGACTACGATCTCGTCGTCGTCGAATCGGGACAGGAGGCGCTCGACACGATTCCCCGCTTCCGGCCCGACGTGGTCCTGCTCGACATCATGATGCCCGGCCTGGACGGCTACGAGACCTGCCGCCGCATCAAGAGCGACCCGCACTCGCGCCACACCAAGGTGATCCTGGTGTCGGCCAAGGCCATGCTCGAGGAACGCCTCGAGGGCTACGAGGCCGGCGCCGACGACTACGTGACCAAGCCCTTCTCCGGTGACGAGCTGTGCGCCAAGCTCGACGTGTACCTGCGGCTGCGATCGGTCGAGGAGGTCGACGACCTCAAGGGACAGTTCCTGGCCCTGCTCTCACACGAGACGCGCACCCCGCTGACCGCGATCGCGTGTCCGGCGAGCCTGCTGCAGATGGAATTGACCGACCGACCCGACCTGCTCGAACTCGCGGGCACGATCCTCGGCGGCGCGCAGCGGCTCGAGACCATGATCGACCGCGCCCTACGCCTGTGCGAGTACAAGGCCGGGCACGTCCCCCTGAACCTCGAGGCAGTGGACCTGGGTGAACTCACCGACCGCGGCCTCGACGACGAGTCCGAACAGATCGAGAGCAAGGGCATCCGCATCGTGCGCGCCCCGGCCTCGGATCTGACCGTCGAAGGGGATCCCGAAGAACTGCAACTGGTGGTACGCAGTCTGTTGAAGCACACGATCGAGGGGCTGGACACCGAAGGAACCCTCGAGGTCGATTGGCTCGCCACGGCGGACACGGTCGAGATGCAGATCCGCGACGATGGCTCGACGGCCGACGAGAGCTGGACACCGTACCTGTTCGAGGACTTCTACGTGCCGTCGCTCGAGAACCACACCGGAAGTCTCGAGCTCGAACTGGCCCTGGCCGGGGCCGTGGTCCGCGAGCACGGAGGCGCCATCTCGGCCCGCGTGGACGCGTCCGGCAACCAGGTCTTCGACGTGAGGCTGCCCCGGGTGGTCGACCGCGAGCGAATCGTCACGACCGATCGCAAGTCATCGCTCTTCCCGGCGCTGACCTGA